The stretch of DNA CCAATGACTAGCCTAGAGTCTCCCTTACGAGATTGGTGCCATAGAAAGGGTTGTTTGATATACAATCAGGTTCTCACCTTAAACTCAGGTTTTTCCTTCCCAGAAGCCTGAAGGTGGCCATGCATTTCTTAAAGACCTCCGTGGAAGGGTGCAAAGCAAAGATACACCCAACACTCCTCTTCGGAAATTGGAAAGAAACACAAGTTAGACTCAAAGCAAATGGCTGAGACTTTAAGCCCCAAAGTTCTCAACTCATTTGTGGGTTATGATATATCCAATTGCTGACAGCGACAACATCCTACTTCCATCTGCCGAAATCGTTCAACCTAACATGCAACAAAAGTGGGGAACACACTTAACCAAAGTCTCCCCAAGAGAAATAACCTTAAGTTCTTCCCTCACTAACTAAGCTCAAGAATTAAATCGGAGAAAAGAAGCACATTCgccaaaaaaaatttgaaatcaaAAGAACGCGCCTGAATCCCTACTAACATATCTCCGCGAACTTCACGAAGAGTTTGGCCCAGTAAGTTGCATAGAAGGCTAGAACGAGAAATTGGCAAGGACCAAAGTAAGGAAATTTCCTAACTCTAGGGAAAACGCAAATAATGCTCCCAGGACCTAATCTTGTAGAAAAATCAGACTCGGAAAAGGACACTAAAAGACCTCGTTTCATGGAAAAGGGCCACTTCCTATCCAGCTCTGAACAAATGACCCTCTGGGAAACGAGTCGAAAAACATCAGAGCCCTAAGAAAGGGAGGGAAAAAAAGAAACAGTTTCTGAATCAACCAAGCGACGATCAAGAGTAAAGGGAAAAAAGTTTGAAACACTGGCCATTGGAACTAGATGCTTCGAAAAATGCAACCACTCCCTAAACAGTCTATCACAGCATGTCTTTAAAAAAGGAACAGTAAAAATTATCCTATTCAAACTACTAAAAACCCCCTGCGACCTGTGCAAGTTAATTGTCTCTACGGCTGAAAAAGTGTAGTTAAGGGAAGGGATatacaaagaaaagaaaaaataaataggtTCAATAATGGGTTGGCTGGAGGCTGATGGCTGTGCACCACCTGACGAAGAGGAAGGACCCGCACCGGACATCCGCTCCACAATCTCTGTATAAAGGTTGTGAACGACCTTCATGTTCAGAATGAAGCGAGCTTGGTAGGCACTCTCCTTCTCCAACTGTTGGTTGGCCTGCCGCAGGACCTCGATCTAGAACTTGACGTCGGTGAGCTCATCCTAGAGAGTCTCGTTGGCAGCGTCCAGGTCACAGTTTGACACCCTGACCCTCTTTAACTTTTCCACTAGCATCCCAACCTCCACGGTGGCCATCTTCGCCAGCAAGGTTTCCTATTAAGAAATAAAGCCAAGTTTGAAATGTCAAAACAGAAGGCAGGGGAAGATAAAAAAGCAAGCACTTAGAAAACTTACCCCAACGGCTTGCCGCTTTGCAGAATGAGACAGCGCAAAAGCATCCGCACTGCTGCAGGCTTCCCAAGTCTCCATGGGCAGTTTAGAGGCGATCCTAACCACCTGGTCTAGGATCTTTGTAGCGAAGGGAGCGGCCTCTCGCCCCAGCCTGTACGCTAGCTGGTTCTCTAGGGCCTTAACCTCTACATTCTGCCTCGCCTGGGGCGCAACATGCATTTCTTCGTAAGCTCTGCCTTACAGACTACCGACATCAGTGTCTCTTGTTGGAAAATTTGTAGCTGCTTCGTCTCTAGACACCCTTTCAAAGCCCGATTTGCCTCTTTCTTCCTCTGCATTTCAGAGGGTCAAAAGGAACTACCCTCCTAGGGAAGGCAAATCCCACAGTAGGCGTTCTTGACGGAGCTCGAGGGAGGGCCCTAGGCTGGCCCAGAATTAGTTGGGCGTAAGGGGGCCGAGCGTGATCCCCTGATCCTTCCATGCCAAAATCTGTCACAACGAGTTTCTGCCTCTTCCTGGCAGAGGAACTGCTTTCTGCCGCATTGGAGGGACCAGCCGGTGCAGCGGAAGACACGGTGTACCTATCTACAAATTGGCACAACAAAAAGAGAAGGGTCACTACTTGACCCAATCAATCCCAAGAATGACACCACTGGGAATTGGTGTCCCAGAAGCAAGTACACCATTGTGTTTCCCACAAAAACTTTCAACTAGATGAGAAAATTACCAGTTGATAAGGCAGGCAATTTCGGTGTGGCGTCCTTGGCAATAACCAGTGTTCGAAGACAATAGCGTTCGAATGTGACTGAGAAGAAAGGAAGTTGCAAGGTTATAACTCGACGGGAAAAGAGTTAAAAATGGATTGATTACTGTTAGTATTTATGGGACAACTGGAAGGGGCACATTTCACACAAAGTAGACGCTTCGGTTCGCCCCAAGAGATGTCTGATGATTAGATGTGAGAAGTTTAAAGGATACCTCACTTCTCAATGGATGACTCCCATCGTTACATGCATCGTAGAAAATGCTCGAAGAAAAAACTGCCCAAGTCCAATCGCCGTCATTTTGAGTTCCCCAGATATACACGCGCAACAAAGTTTAGAATTCATCTTTTAAAACTCTGACAAGGAAGCAGGAGAAATCATGCCTCCCACATAATGACGCTTCGGTTTGACGGCTGTTGACATACAACATTAAAAGTCTTGTCAAAAAATCCACGAGCGCAAAAAATCCAATAGgagaaaaaattgcaagctctCAGACCACGGTATGTCCTGAGAGCTCGGATTAAATGTTATCTGCATTTTTGCAAGCATGACATGTGGAAATTAATCTAGAAAAATTCAAGAAATCGTTAAGGCTGCCCAAGTGCCTCACCCCGTGCTCCGAGAAGGTGAGAGGAATCACAGAATAGATTCCCCCACGAGAAGTCTTTTCAGATTCGAGCCCTAAGGAAGACGCCTGTGATCCAGAGACTCATTCGACCCTAGAAGTTGGGGACCCTATGCTCACACTAGGAAAATTGATCTTTTCAAGATAGGATGCACTATTTCGGGGTACGCCTTTGACCCGCAGAAGCTCAACCCATGCGTATCAGGCTACGGACCCAATGACCATGCTTTTCTATGTACAATGTCAAGAGTTGTCCGCCATGTCGCGCTACCATGCATAGCATGCGTGTCCTTGTGTACTATGCAATGCCATCCAACGACTAGGGATAAGGGTAATTCAAATAAGAACAGCCTTGAAGCGACACACGTTCAAAGCACCACCAGTACAACCAGTGCAATCTGACATCAGTAAAGGCCACATGGAAAATATGCCACCTACCAATCCAACGTTGGGGGTTCATCCTTGCGAAGATCCACCCCAAATTGCCCATGCAAAAGGATCGACCTATAAATACACCTAAAGGGATACAGGGTGGGGGATTCGGTTTCCGATCCTTGACTTCTTCTCTTTCAGATTTTTGCCTAAGGGCCGAAGGGTTATTCTGTGTAAACACATTACAATAATTCCATTATCAACTCTAGAATATTCCCActaagcttcttcttcttcaagaggAAAACAGGAGGTGGAGTAAAGTCCATCCCtgttatatttgtatgtacaaTCTCCGGCCAAAGAGCCTAAGAAAACGGACTTGTGGACTAAGGATAATTAACgcctgaaccacgtaaaaatttgTCGTCTATAGTCTTGTTATTTTACGCCTTCATTACTTTCTTAAGCTTTATAATTATTCGGTTGCCAAAAAACTCGGTAAACATTTGCAAATACACGTCTCAACACCAAATCTCCTACTTTAAACACGCCTCTTTCGAACTCTTTTATTTAAGTACCTCGTGATACGGTGTTGATAAGAAGCATTGGTTATTTGTGACTTATTGCAATTTTTTCAAGTAGATCCAAGGACTTATTAAGAAGTTCTTGGttttattcctaattttagaATTCACGCCTATGGGTTGCAATGTAAACTTCTACAAGTAACATAGCTTCCGAGCCAAATGTTAATGAAAATGGAGTGTGTCCTGTTGCTTTTTTCTCTGTGGTTCTGTGGGCCCAGAGCACTTATGGAATCTTGTCAACCCATCTTCCTTTAGCATCATTTAACTTCTTCTTAATAGTATCCTTTAAGGTTTTATTAACAGCTTCTACTTGCCCATTTGGTTGAGGCCTCGATACTGACGAGAAGcgcttaattattttattcctttCACAGAATTCAGTGAATAAATTACCATCAAACTGAGTTCCATTATTGGATACTATCTTGATTGGAATGTTGAACCTACATATGATGTTCTTGATGACAAAATCAAGAACCTTCTTGCACGTGATTAAAACCAGGGGTTTGACTTCTGTCCATTTTTTGAAGAAGTCGATTGCCACAACTGCATACTTTGCTCCACCTCGCCCTGAATTTAAAGCCCcaattaggtcaattccccatattgcaaatggGTATGGCGAGGTCATCATCCTCAGCTCGGTTGGTGGTACTCAAGGTATACGTGAAAACCTATGGCATTTGTCACATCTCTTGACATACTCGTGTGTGTCTTTATTGATAGTTGGCCAATAGTATCCTTGACGGATTAACTTTTTAGATAAGCTCTACCAACCTGCGTGATCCTCACAAAAACCTTCATGAATTTCTTTGATTATTTCATAAGCTTCTGCTTAGTAACACACATCGCAAAAGAGGCATGGAATAACCTCTCCTATATAATTTTCCTTCCACCATCGTGTAGCGTGGGATCAAATATAAGAGTTTGCGTGCCTCGGTTTTGTCTGTAGGAAGTAC from Cannabis sativa cultivar Pink pepper isolate KNU-18-1 chromosome 2, ASM2916894v1, whole genome shotgun sequence encodes:
- the LOC133034503 gene encoding uncharacterized protein LOC133034503, which produces MTSPYPFAIWGIDLIGALNSGRGGAKYAVVAIDFFKKWTEVKPLVLITCKKVLDFVIKNIICRFNIPIKIVSNNGTQFDGNLFTEFCERNKIIKRFSSVSRPQPNGQVEAVNKTLKDTIKKKLNDAKGRWNNPSALRQKSEREEVKDRKPNPPPFTFERYCLRTLVIAKDATPKLPALSTDRYTVSSAAPAGPSNAAESSSSARKRQKLVVTDFGMEGSGDHARPPYAQLILGQPRALPRAPSRTPTVGFAFPRRVVPFDPLKCRGRKRQIGL